A window of the Dyadobacter pollutisoli genome harbors these coding sequences:
- a CDS encoding ArsC family reductase: MLTVYGIPNCDTIKKTRTWLDKNQIAYKFHDYRKDGLGEETIDKWFKTLPWDKVVNKASTTWKELSDEEKAAVTDEKSAAKLMISHSSVVKRPLIEDEAGNALLIGFSEKVFEEKFLAN; the protein is encoded by the coding sequence ATGTTGACGGTTTACGGAATACCCAATTGTGACACAATCAAGAAAACACGCACCTGGCTTGATAAAAATCAGATCGCATACAAGTTTCACGATTACAGAAAAGACGGTCTGGGCGAGGAAACGATCGATAAATGGTTCAAAACGCTTCCCTGGGATAAAGTGGTAAATAAGGCTTCCACTACCTGGAAGGAGCTTAGTGACGAAGAAAAGGCGGCAGTGACGGACGAAAAATCAGCAGCCAAACTGATGATATCCCACAGCTCGGTCGTCAAAAGACCACTCATTGAAGATGAAGCTGGCAATGCATTGCTGATAGGCTTTTCTGAAAAGGTATTTGAAGAGAAATTCCTAGCGAATTAA
- a CDS encoding YfiT family bacillithiol transferase — MDSDQLRYPIGKFQAQDSYTPTEVKSNIQIISALPSKFINLLGAWDDDKLNTPYRPDGWTVRQLVHHVADSHINAYTRCRLAMTEDNPTIKPYEEQLWAELPDAKMAQVELSIQLLRYVHLRWVLLLNSMDENDLARTYVHPATGRVTRLDEVIASYAWHSEHHYQHAYRLAARNNWQS, encoded by the coding sequence ATGGACTCAGACCAACTTCGTTATCCTATCGGCAAATTTCAAGCCCAGGACAGCTATACCCCGACGGAAGTAAAATCGAATATTCAGATCATCAGTGCCCTACCTTCTAAATTCATCAATTTGCTGGGTGCCTGGGACGACGACAAACTGAATACACCATATCGCCCGGACGGCTGGACAGTAAGGCAGTTGGTTCATCATGTGGCGGATAGTCACATCAATGCCTACACACGGTGCAGGCTGGCGATGACTGAGGACAATCCGACGATTAAGCCTTATGAGGAACAATTATGGGCTGAGTTGCCGGATGCCAAAATGGCACAGGTAGAATTATCTATTCAGTTGCTGCGCTATGTGCATTTACGCTGGGTTTTGTTGTTGAACTCAATGGATGAAAACGATCTGGCCAGAACATATGTGCATCCCGCTACCGGCCGTGTAACCCGTTTGGATGAAGTGATCGCGAGTTATGCGTGGCATAGCGAGCACCATTACCAGCATGCTTACAGGCTGGCGGCCAGGAACAATTGGCAATCGTAA
- a CDS encoding universal stress protein, whose amino-acid sequence MNRILVPIDFSENAERALAAAKIIAEKESTELLILHAYQPYIADVNITPGNVLPGIGGSDFLSLTTELEDEFRKRLEGYADKLVEEGYRAQAVWMIGSVQSSVEEAVEEHQPSLVVIGRTGSGGFLDKLIGTSATHIALHAQCPVLVIPPQANPAKFQKVVYATQFEYDETDILKEVFVLMNHLGSSLTLLKIKSDSQPDIQPDNQYIAEIKAEFDIKEGDIVIREDRHVLDGIEAYCDEVNADLLIMSSRERSFIEEFLINPSVTRKLIVDTHVPLLVFHLK is encoded by the coding sequence ATGAATCGAATACTTGTCCCGATCGACTTTTCTGAGAATGCCGAACGAGCCCTTGCTGCTGCAAAAATTATAGCGGAGAAAGAATCTACTGAATTGCTGATACTCCACGCATACCAACCCTACATTGCCGACGTAAATATAACGCCCGGGAACGTTTTACCGGGAATAGGAGGATCAGATTTTCTGTCGCTTACTACGGAACTGGAAGACGAGTTCCGCAAAAGACTGGAGGGATATGCCGACAAGCTGGTAGAAGAAGGATATCGTGCACAGGCTGTGTGGATGATAGGCAGCGTGCAGTCGTCCGTGGAGGAAGCCGTAGAAGAGCACCAGCCATCTTTGGTAGTGATCGGCAGAACGGGTTCTGGCGGATTTCTGGACAAACTGATCGGTACCTCGGCCACTCATATCGCTCTTCATGCGCAATGCCCGGTGCTGGTGATCCCACCGCAGGCCAATCCCGCCAAATTCCAAAAAGTCGTGTATGCTACGCAGTTTGAATACGACGAAACCGACATTCTCAAAGAGGTATTTGTGTTGATGAACCATTTGGGGAGCAGTCTTACATTGCTTAAAATCAAGTCGGACAGCCAGCCCGACATTCAGCCAGACAACCAGTACATTGCTGAGATCAAGGCTGAATTTGATATCAAAGAAGGAGATATCGTGATCCGCGAGGACCGGCATGTGCTGGACGGCATTGAAGCATATTGCGACGAAGTGAATGCTGACTTGCTCATTATGTCTTCCAGGGAGAGATCGTTTATCGAGGAATTTCTGATCAACCCGAGCGTAACCAGGAAACTGATCGTGGATACGCACGTCCCATTGCTTGTTTTCCATCTTAAGTGA
- a CDS encoding FeoB-associated Cys-rich membrane protein — protein MPVQEIIIFLLFAAAAGYIGWRIWKTFDSRNSGGCAKGCGCAADKAASDAKMG, from the coding sequence ATGCCAGTTCAAGAGATCATTATTTTCCTCCTTTTCGCCGCCGCAGCCGGATACATTGGCTGGCGCATATGGAAAACATTCGATAGCCGCAACAGCGGCGGATGTGCAAAAGGATGCGGCTGCGCCGCAGACAAGGCGGCATCGGATGCAAAAATGGGATAA
- a CDS encoding dicarboxylate/amino acid:cation symporter — protein MKSKITIINIALVTIAAIATVLSSYDILPLSDNILITLRWLALAGLVVYAILKKNLTTSILISMLVGTEIGYDYPKMGTELHFLRQIFLQMIKTVIAPLLFATLVTGIAGHSDLKQVGRMGWKSLLYFEVVTTFALIIGLFFANWFKPGVGIIAPATLNATLPKVAEQTWQDIVLHSFPENVAKSIYHGEVLQIVVFSVLFGISLALLPAAKKEKFVHGVELLAEVMFKFTKIIMYFAPIGVGAAIAETVGHMGIDVLRNLALLLATLYCALIVFILIVFVPIAMFARIPVIKFAKAIFEPVSIAFATTSSESALPKAMEKMEKFGVPRQIVSFVMPTGYSFNLDGSTLYLALATVFVAQATGTEMSIGQQLTMVLLLMLTSKGVAGIPRATLVILLGAIANFGMPEWPVLLIMGIDELMDMARTSVNVTGNCLATAVIARWEGELDDEKMHNSDLVIDEPVASEV, from the coding sequence ATGAAGAGCAAGATTACCATTATCAACATTGCCCTGGTTACCATTGCTGCGATAGCCACCGTATTAAGTTCCTATGATATTCTTCCCTTATCCGATAATATTCTGATCACATTGCGCTGGCTTGCATTGGCCGGGCTGGTCGTTTATGCAATCCTGAAAAAAAACCTGACTACTTCCATCCTGATTTCCATGCTGGTAGGAACGGAAATCGGTTATGATTACCCGAAAATGGGGACGGAGCTGCACTTTTTGCGGCAGATCTTCTTGCAAATGATCAAGACGGTCATCGCCCCGTTACTTTTCGCGACATTGGTGACCGGTATCGCCGGTCATTCGGATCTGAAACAAGTGGGCCGCATGGGTTGGAAGTCGCTGCTGTACTTTGAAGTGGTGACTACTTTTGCATTGATAATCGGTCTGTTTTTTGCTAACTGGTTCAAACCCGGCGTCGGGATCATTGCTCCTGCAACACTGAATGCCACGCTACCGAAAGTGGCCGAGCAAACATGGCAGGACATTGTACTGCATTCATTTCCGGAAAACGTAGCCAAATCCATTTACCATGGTGAAGTGTTACAGATCGTAGTATTCAGCGTATTGTTCGGGATTAGCCTTGCATTATTGCCTGCTGCGAAAAAGGAGAAGTTCGTGCATGGTGTGGAGCTGCTGGCTGAGGTCATGTTCAAATTTACCAAGATCATCATGTACTTCGCTCCGATCGGTGTGGGTGCTGCGATCGCTGAAACGGTGGGGCACATGGGTATTGATGTGCTTAGAAACCTGGCATTGCTGCTTGCAACATTGTACTGCGCATTGATCGTTTTCATCCTGATCGTTTTTGTACCTATCGCGATGTTCGCCAGAATCCCGGTGATTAAATTCGCAAAAGCCATTTTTGAACCTGTATCCATTGCTTTCGCCACTACAAGTTCCGAATCCGCATTGCCGAAAGCGATGGAGAAAATGGAGAAATTTGGCGTGCCCCGCCAGATCGTGTCGTTTGTAATGCCCACCGGTTATAGTTTCAACCTCGACGGTTCAACGCTTTACCTGGCCCTCGCAACAGTTTTTGTGGCGCAGGCCACCGGGACAGAAATGTCGATCGGACAGCAACTTACCATGGTTTTATTGTTAATGTTGACCAGTAAAGGCGTTGCCGGTATTCCAAGAGCGACATTGGTGATCCTGTTGGGTGCTATTGCTAATTTTGGAATGCCCGAATGGCCGGTACTGCTCATTATGGGTATCGATGAATTGATGGATATGGCCCGTACATCGGTGAACGTGACAGGAAACTGCCTGGCTACGGCGGTGATTGCACGCTGGGAGGGAGAACTGGATGACGAGAAAATGCACAATTCAGATCTCGTGATAGACGAGCCTGTTGCTTCCGAAGTTTAA
- a CDS encoding inositol monophosphatase family protein, producing the protein MDLELLTQQTIEIVRQASSFIQQEAALFSRDKIEYKDLNNLVSYVDKEAEKLLVAGLSQILPEASYITEEGTTGQEPDPEALNWIIDPLDGTTNFIHGIPVYCVSVGLARGKELLLGVIHEPSLNEMFYAWQGGGAWCNGKSIKVSNVPLLQDSLIATGFPYYKFEKQKRYMYILELLMQKTHGIRRMGAAAVDLAYVAAGRFDGFYEYNLNSWDMAAGVLMIKEAGGTVTDFNGDDNYLFGGDIIAASGAHKELVEVIRGNF; encoded by the coding sequence ATGGATCTTGAACTGCTGACACAACAAACCATTGAAATTGTAAGGCAGGCTTCTTCATTTATTCAACAGGAAGCTGCACTTTTTTCCCGTGATAAAATCGAGTACAAAGACCTGAATAACCTGGTTTCTTATGTCGATAAAGAGGCTGAAAAACTGCTGGTTGCGGGATTAAGCCAAATTCTCCCGGAAGCAAGTTACATTACAGAAGAAGGTACAACGGGTCAGGAGCCGGATCCTGAGGCATTGAACTGGATCATCGATCCGCTCGACGGGACTACCAATTTTATTCACGGCATACCTGTGTATTGCGTGAGCGTAGGGCTCGCCAGAGGCAAAGAATTGCTGCTCGGCGTTATCCACGAGCCTAGCCTGAACGAAATGTTTTATGCCTGGCAGGGAGGCGGGGCCTGGTGCAATGGCAAGAGTATCAAGGTTTCCAATGTGCCGCTTTTGCAGGACAGCCTGATCGCCACAGGGTTCCCTTACTATAAATTCGAAAAGCAAAAACGGTATATGTACATTCTCGAACTGCTGATGCAAAAAACGCACGGTATCCGCAGAATGGGCGCCGCAGCAGTGGATCTGGCTTACGTCGCAGCAGGTCGTTTCGACGGATTTTATGAATATAATCTCAATTCCTGGGATATGGCGGCCGGCGTATTGATGATCAAAGAGGCAGGCGGCACCGTAACTGATTTCAATGGTGACGACAACTATCTTTTCGGCGGAGATATCATCGCAGCTTCCGGTGCTCACAAGGAACTGGTAGAAGTAATCAGGGGAAATTTTTAA
- the corA gene encoding magnesium/cobalt transporter CorA, translating into MKRSRRYKKRNLLTSPGTLTYIGPDIELKTKIRRIQFNDHLFRNEPVKSLSECRPAENGEPVITWLDVDGIHETGLIEKLGKLYDLHPLLLEDIVNTEHKPKLEIYDDGYLFLTLKMLHVETESPICITSEHVSFVLGEKYLLSFQEELTDDIFTPVLNRLEASVGKTRRNGPDYLLFALMDVVVDNYFIVLEKLGDSLDYTEDQVIRGSEDLSLKELYALKRELTMARRQIWPLRDMINQLIREDNALIEKEAIPYYRDLYDHIMQVLDTIDSYRELLASLADVHLSTISNRMNSVMKTLTVFSAIFMPLTFIVGVYGMNFDYMPELKMRYGYFYVWGLMAVVTVGMIFYFKSKKWT; encoded by the coding sequence ATCAAAAGGTCGAGACGTTACAAAAAACGTAACCTGCTGACCTCTCCGGGCACATTGACGTACATTGGGCCTGACATTGAGCTAAAAACCAAGATCAGGCGGATACAGTTTAATGATCATTTGTTCAGGAATGAGCCGGTCAAATCGTTGAGTGAATGCAGACCCGCCGAAAACGGGGAACCGGTGATCACCTGGCTGGATGTGGACGGTATTCACGAAACCGGGCTGATTGAAAAGCTGGGGAAATTGTACGATCTGCATCCGCTGCTGCTGGAAGACATCGTCAACACGGAGCACAAGCCCAAGCTGGAAATCTATGATGATGGCTATCTGTTTTTGACATTAAAAATGCTTCATGTTGAAACCGAATCGCCTATTTGTATTACCTCAGAGCATGTGAGCTTCGTTTTGGGCGAAAAGTACCTGTTGTCCTTTCAGGAAGAACTTACGGATGACATTTTTACTCCGGTACTGAACAGATTGGAGGCGTCCGTGGGAAAAACCAGGAGAAACGGCCCCGACTATCTGCTTTTTGCACTGATGGACGTCGTCGTTGACAACTACTTCATCGTTTTGGAAAAATTGGGCGACAGCCTCGACTATACCGAAGATCAGGTGATCCGCGGCTCAGAAGATTTGTCATTAAAAGAGTTATATGCCCTTAAACGTGAGCTGACCATGGCCCGCAGGCAGATCTGGCCCCTACGCGACATGATCAACCAGCTGATCCGGGAGGACAATGCACTCATTGAAAAAGAGGCAATTCCATACTACCGTGACCTGTACGACCACATAATGCAGGTGCTGGACACCATTGATTCCTACCGCGAATTACTCGCCAGCTTGGCGGACGTACATCTGTCGACCATTAGCAACAGAATGAATTCAGTCATGAAAACGCTGACGGTTTTTTCAGCCATTTTCATGCCTCTGACATTCATAGTGGGCGTTTACGGGATGAACTTTGATTATATGCCAGAGCTGAAAATGAGGTACGGATACTTTTATGTCTGGGGGCTGATGGCGGTGGTGACGGTAGGGATGATATTTTATTTCAAGTCTAAAAAATGGACGTAG
- the acs gene encoding acetate--CoA ligase, whose protein sequence is MRIKTFEEYQVAYKQSVDDPEGFWAEVAQQFQWRKPWKKVLSWDFHEANVKWFEGGVMNITENALDRHLADKGDQKAIIWEPNDPEDQAVTITYRVLYDRVCRFANVLKKHGVKKGDRICIYLPMVPELTVAVLACARIGAIHSVVFGGFSAKSIADRINDAECNMVITSDGAFRGSKVIPMKATVDEALVQCTTVKNVIVMTRTRTPVSMIKGRDLWWEEEVKHVDSVCPAEPMDAEDTLFILYTSGSTGKPKGVVHTCGGYMIYATYTFANVFQYEPGEIHFCTADIGWITGHSYIVYGPLCYGATSIIFEGVPTYPDAGRFWQIVEKHKVDTIYTAPTAIRSLMSFGLDPVKKYDLSSLKKLGSVGEPINEEAWHWYKTNIGADHCPLVDTWWQTETGGIMISPLAGITPEKPTFATLPLPGIQPVLVDENGKELEGNDVTGNLCVKFPWPGIIRTTYGDHERAKQTYFSTYPGMYFTGDGCLRDEDGYYRITGRVDDVLNVSGHRIGTAEVENAINMHLGVVESAVVGYAHDIKGQGIYAYVIVEKEPDDAEMFRKDIAATVSSIIGPIAKPDKVQFVTGLPKTRSGKIMRRILRKISEGDFNNLGDISTLLDPAVVEDIKKGAL, encoded by the coding sequence ATGAGAATTAAGACCTTTGAAGAGTATCAGGTTGCCTACAAACAAAGTGTAGACGATCCCGAAGGTTTCTGGGCGGAAGTGGCCCAACAATTTCAGTGGCGTAAACCGTGGAAAAAAGTTCTGAGCTGGGACTTTCATGAAGCGAATGTAAAATGGTTTGAAGGCGGGGTGATGAACATCACCGAAAATGCATTGGACCGTCATTTGGCGGATAAAGGCGATCAGAAGGCAATTATCTGGGAGCCAAATGATCCCGAAGACCAGGCGGTCACCATCACCTATCGTGTTTTGTACGACAGAGTCTGCCGTTTTGCCAATGTGCTTAAAAAGCACGGGGTTAAAAAAGGCGACAGGATTTGTATATATCTGCCGATGGTACCTGAACTTACCGTGGCCGTACTTGCCTGCGCACGCATCGGGGCGATCCATTCGGTGGTTTTCGGAGGGTTTTCTGCCAAATCCATTGCCGACCGTATCAATGATGCCGAATGCAATATGGTCATCACTTCCGACGGAGCCTTCCGCGGTTCGAAGGTAATACCGATGAAAGCGACTGTGGATGAGGCTTTGGTGCAATGTACCACGGTGAAAAACGTGATCGTGATGACACGTACCCGCACACCGGTTTCCATGATCAAAGGGCGCGACTTGTGGTGGGAAGAGGAAGTGAAACATGTGGATTCCGTTTGTCCGGCTGAGCCAATGGACGCTGAGGATACGTTATTTATCCTTTACACTTCGGGATCGACAGGGAAACCAAAAGGTGTTGTGCACACGTGCGGTGGCTACATGATCTACGCGACCTACACTTTCGCGAATGTGTTTCAGTACGAGCCCGGCGAAATTCATTTTTGTACAGCAGATATCGGCTGGATCACCGGCCACAGCTACATTGTTTACGGACCGTTGTGCTACGGGGCGACCTCGATCATTTTCGAAGGCGTACCGACTTACCCGGACGCTGGCCGTTTCTGGCAGATCGTTGAAAAACATAAAGTAGACACCATTTATACAGCGCCTACCGCTATCCGTTCGCTGATGAGCTTCGGGTTAGATCCTGTTAAAAAATATGATCTTTCGTCCCTGAAAAAACTGGGATCTGTGGGAGAGCCTATCAATGAAGAAGCCTGGCATTGGTATAAAACCAACATCGGTGCTGACCATTGTCCATTGGTAGATACCTGGTGGCAGACTGAAACGGGTGGGATCATGATTTCTCCGCTGGCAGGCATAACGCCTGAAAAACCAACATTCGCCACTCTGCCGCTACCAGGCATCCAGCCGGTATTGGTAGATGAAAATGGCAAGGAATTGGAAGGTAACGATGTGACCGGAAACCTTTGCGTGAAATTCCCATGGCCCGGCATTATCCGCACTACTTATGGAGATCATGAGCGTGCCAAACAGACCTATTTTTCAACTTACCCGGGTATGTACTTCACCGGAGACGGCTGTTTGCGTGATGAGGATGGCTACTACCGCATTACCGGCCGTGTTGACGACGTACTCAATGTGTCAGGTCACCGGATAGGGACTGCGGAAGTGGAGAATGCGATTAATATGCATTTAGGCGTGGTAGAATCAGCGGTGGTAGGTTATGCGCATGATATCAAAGGACAAGGCATTTATGCTTACGTCATTGTGGAGAAGGAACCAGATGATGCTGAAATGTTCAGAAAGGACATTGCTGCCACGGTTTCCAGTATTATTGGCCCAATTGCGAAGCCTGACAAAGTGCAGTTTGTAACAGGCTTGCCAAAAACCCGTTCAGGAAAAATTATGCGCCGGATTTTGAGAAAGATATCGGAAGGCGATTTCAACAATCTTGGAGATATTTCCACTCTGCTTGACCCTGCCGTGGTTGAGGATATTAAGAAGGGGGCATTGTAA
- a CDS encoding THUMP-like domain-containing protein — protein sequence MNEPLNRQENLENGFSEPEIEFIQKHKHENAGQLILKAGQFKGFDVKKLAAQILSRQKAVKKLREWYANTKLIFPSALSVEQCSSEATAKYKASLVSGQQLTDITGGMGVDIYYMSRNFASADYYEQQQEVAKTAWFNFQKLGADHITVHSGDSLEALRNNAKPSDWIYTDPARRDANKDKVVLLSDCTPDIPSNLSLLFQNAPKVLVKTSPLLDIELAAKELTNLTEVHTVGYEQECKELLFVLDRNTSGGDFKIKIRVVDAAGDILHQLDFDRETERNAIATYSDPLSYLYEPHAAVLKAGAFKSICSIYDVNKLAVNSQLYTSNEPVAGFPGRSFKIIAICKPDMKEITKYINGDKANLTTRNFPAKPEELRKKWKLKEGGDFYLFATTLSDNSKAVIVTAKY from the coding sequence ATGAATGAGCCATTGAACAGGCAGGAGAATTTGGAAAATGGTTTTTCGGAACCGGAAATTGAATTTATCCAAAAACATAAACATGAAAATGCCGGTCAGCTTATATTGAAAGCAGGCCAGTTCAAAGGTTTTGACGTAAAAAAACTGGCTGCACAGATCCTCTCCCGCCAAAAGGCCGTAAAAAAACTTCGGGAATGGTACGCAAACACCAAACTGATTTTCCCGTCCGCATTGTCCGTAGAGCAATGCTCTTCCGAAGCAACGGCGAAGTACAAGGCCAGCCTGGTTTCGGGACAGCAGCTTACTGACATTACTGGTGGCATGGGCGTGGACATTTACTACATGAGCAGGAATTTTGCCAGCGCCGACTACTATGAACAACAGCAAGAAGTAGCGAAAACTGCGTGGTTCAATTTCCAAAAACTGGGCGCTGATCACATTACCGTACATTCCGGCGACTCGCTCGAAGCACTTCGCAATAACGCAAAACCGTCCGACTGGATCTACACTGATCCTGCCCGCCGCGATGCTAACAAAGATAAAGTAGTGCTACTTTCCGACTGCACGCCTGACATTCCCTCGAACCTTTCTCTTTTGTTTCAAAACGCGCCAAAAGTCCTGGTAAAAACGTCTCCATTACTTGATATCGAACTGGCTGCCAAAGAATTAACAAACCTGACAGAGGTACACACCGTCGGTTATGAGCAGGAATGTAAGGAGCTGCTCTTTGTACTGGACAGGAATACTTCCGGTGGAGATTTTAAGATAAAAATTCGAGTAGTTGATGCGGCTGGCGATATATTACATCAGCTGGATTTTGACAGGGAAACGGAACGGAACGCGATTGCGACTTACTCAGATCCTCTCTCCTATTTATATGAACCGCATGCGGCAGTACTGAAAGCCGGCGCGTTCAAAAGCATTTGTAGCATTTATGATGTGAATAAACTGGCTGTTAACAGTCAGTTGTATACCTCCAATGAGCCGGTTGCTGGCTTTCCGGGCAGGTCATTTAAAATTATCGCTATCTGTAAACCGGATATGAAAGAGATAACGAAGTACATTAACGGCGACAAGGCCAACCTGACGACAAGAAATTTTCCTGCAAAACCTGAGGAGCTAAGAAAAAAGTGGAAGCTGAAAGAGGGTGGCGACTTTTATCTTTTCGCCACCACCCTTTCCGACAATTCCAAAGCAGTAATCGTTACTGCCAAATATTAA